In Macadamia integrifolia cultivar HAES 741 chromosome 1, SCU_Mint_v3, whole genome shotgun sequence, a single window of DNA contains:
- the LOC122072999 gene encoding uncharacterized protein LOC122072999, which translates to MALAATPIGSSPWLVTGDFNASLFSFEKKGPGAFNLGSASEFNAAVDACNLISVPSQGHKFTWTNNRKRGNVLAILDRSFCNEEWINHFHDCTQEVMQRFSSDHSPLCITSDSMMKPANCPCRIQRFWMDHEEFMDVVNKSWSEPVDGYPIFSLALKLKRLKPILRSWARSVFPNLDAELKAAKDDLQQIQSQIDSYGIDDHLFNLEADAKSRYLKALLVHEKLWAEKARNRWLSQGDRNSRFFHLSAKIRRVKNSIRSLQKTDGTITSSMDDLAIHVEEYYKAIYKASPTLDHGSLLDCIPYILDEIDVRGLEAIPNDQEIKNAIWDLDPDSSPGPDGYSGAFFRHCWELIGFDVCRAVKNFFSSGTLPKGINNSFLVLIPKMEGATSLDKFRPICMQNFFCKILSKVMATRLSSLLPKLISEEQGAFQKGKVIQTNISLASELANLMFEGTRGGGMGIKIDIQKAFDTISWSFLFKVLKKFGFPDTWIDRLHQILRTSRISVLLNGGPVGFFGVERGLRQGDPISPLLFILAEEVLCRGIRLMLQDKKLQAIKGPRGVQMPGFLLFADDIFFFLNGSIKYVRHFHDFLTKYQQFSGQQINLNKSKLFLGKMSLDRKQLISDTLGISICKFPTKYLGVEIFKGRVTREPLLPRWMRNFIWSGDPETAKGVTVSWDSICKPKQEGGLGIRRLRDVNKAFLCKQVWNIRHSTSALSSIINARFLKKNGELKKGYKSSTIWPGLRRMWSLVSSKERWVVGNGDSINCWKDRWVDSESFQQKAGLRDELFASSSMTVAAFIDNNEWNFPTVSSSLLQDFFLAASTINIPRGNIKDTCIWTLSTSGQFSTFSAWNDIRRRNPKVPWHELVWMKGLSPRQSIFGWRLCHQKLTTDDIIRKKGISLASKCIMCGLHAETLPHLFLNCSVSRVLWENFFSCFGFHWKDQSSIADLISWWKRKRRILSVKDPWAAGLIIVTDTIWQERNHRWHGGKSTDASLLFMKILRTLKESNLNLKGVIRTTADLLCCRKLGLHAVPGDPPSILEVIWCKPPLAWSKINIDGSSMGNPGRAGGGGVIRDSNGKVIFSFKHFFGISTNYYAEFMTFLHGIRHAMGQRITNLWIESDSVAVVTAVQGKSLPWVKLLKMGYPDKPVNITYVSV; encoded by the exons ATGGCTCTTGCAGCGACTCCAATTGGCTCCTCTCCTTGGCTAGTTACaggtgacttcaatgcctccctTTTTTCGTTCGAAAAAAAGGGTCCGGGCGCCTTTAATCTTGGGTCTGCGTCTGAGTTCAATGCGGCTGTGGATGCTTGCAACCTGATTTCAGTTCCTTCTCAAGGGCATAAATTTACTTGGACGAATAACAGGAAGCGTGGGAATGTTTTGGCAATTCTGGATAGGtctttttgtaatgaagaatggataAACCACTTTCATGACTGTACCCAGGAGGTGATGCAGCGGTTTTCTTCTGACCATTCCCCCCTGTGCATTACCTCGGATTCAATGATGAAACCTGCAAATTGCCCCTGTCGCATCCAACGATTTTGGATGGACCATGAGGAATTTATGGATGTGGTCAATAAATCCTGGAGTGAACCTGTGGATGGctatcctattttttctcttgctcTTAAGCTGAAACGCCTCAAGCCTATTCTCAGAAGTTGGGCAAGATCAGTGTTCCCAAACCTAGATGCGGAATTAAAAGCTGCAAAAGATGATCTTCAGCAAATTCAATCTCAGATAGATTCCTATGGTATTGATGAccatctttttaatttggaagcTGATGCTAAATCCAGATACTTGAAAGCTCTCCTTGTCCATGAAAAGCTATGGGCAGAAAAAGCAAGAAATAGATGGCTCTCTCAAGGAGACCGAAACTCTAGATTTTTCCACTTATCTGCGAAAATCAGAAGGGTGAAGAACTCGATTCGCTCTCTTCAAAAAACTGATGGTACAATTACATCAAGCATGGATGATTTGGCTATTCATGTTGAGGAGTACTATAAAGCTATCTATAAAGCCAGCCCCACCCTTGACCATGGATCGCTATTGGACTGCATTCCCTATATCCTTGACGAGATTGACGTTAGAGGATTGGAAGCCATCCCAAATGATCAAGAGATCAAGAATGCAATTTGGGACCTGGACCCTGATAGTTCTCCAGGCCCAGACGGTTACTCTGGTGCGTTCTTCAGACATTGTTGGGAGctaattggttttgatgtttgCCGTGCTGTGAAGAATTTTTTCAGCTCTGGAACCCTTCCTAAAGGTATCAATAATAGCTTCTTGGTTCTCATCCCGAAAATGGAAGGTGCGACTTCTCTGGACAAGTTTAGGCCGATTTGCATGCAAaactttttctgtaaaattttgTCCAAGGTTATGGCTACAagactctcttctctcctccctaagcTCATTTCAGAAGAGCAAGGCGCCTTTCAGAAGGGCAAGGTTATTCAGACTAATATCAGCCTCGCTTCAGAGTTAGCTAATCTCATGTTTGAGGGTacaagaggtggaggtatggggataaaaattgatatccagaaaGCCTTTGACACTATATCTTGGAGCTTTCTTTTCAAGGTCTtgaaaaagtttggcttccctGATACTTGGATTGATCGGTTGCATCAAATTCTTCGTACATCCAGAATTTCAGTGTTGCTCAATGGAGGTCCGGTTGGATTCTTTGGTGTTGAGCGAGGCCTGCGTCAGGGTGACCCCATCTCCCCTCTTTTATTTATCCTTGCCGAGGAGGTCCTGTGTAGGGGAATCCGCCTTATGCTTCAAGACAAGAAACTTCAAGCCATCAAGGGTCCTCGTGGTGTCCAAATGCCAGGTTTTCTCCTCTTTGCAGacgatattttcttctttttaaatggcTCCATCAAATATGTCAGACATTTCCATGACTTCCTTACAAAGTATCAGCAGTTTTCTGGTCAACAAAtcaatctcaacaaaagtaaactttttttgggGAAGATGTCTCTTGATAGAAAGCAACTCATCTCTGATACCCTTGGAATCTCCATCTGCaagttccctacaaaatatctgggagtggaaattttcaagggtagAGTCACTCGGGAACCTCTCCTCCCg agatggatgaggaatttcatttggagtggCGATCCTGAAACAGCCAAAGGAGTTACAGTTAGTTGGGACTCAATCTGCAAGCCTAAACAAGAAGGAGGGCTGGGAATTAGGCGTCTAAGGGATGTCAATAAAGCTTTTCTCTGTAAGCAGGTATGGAATATAAGACACTCTACATCAGCCCTGTCCAGCATTATTAATGCTcgatttttgaagaaaaatgggGAGCTTAAGAAAGGGTATAAATCTTCCACCATTTGGCCAGGCCTTCGAAGAATGTGGTCTCTTGTCTCTAGCAAAGAGCGATGGGTGGTGGGTAATGGGGACTCCATAAACTGCTGGAAAGATAGATGGGTTGACTCTGAATCTTTTCAACAAAAGGCAGGTTTGAGAGATGAgttgtttgcatcttcctccatGACAGTTGCGGCCTTTATTGACAATAATGAGTGGAACTTCCCCACggtttcatcttctcttcttcaagatttttttctcGCTGCTTCAACTATCAATATCCCTAGAGGTAACATAAAAGATACATGTATTTGGACCCTCTCTACCTCTGGTCAGTTCAGTACTTTCTCAGCCTGGAATGATATTCGCCGCCGAAATCCCAAGGTTCCTTGGCATGAGCTGGTCTGGATGAAAGGCCTCTCTCCTCGTCAGTCAATTTTTGGCTGGCGTCTGTGTCACCAGAAGCTTACTACTGATGATATCATTAGGAAAAAAGGCATCTCTTTAGCCTCCAAATGCATCATGTGCGGTCTTCATGCTGAGACTCTACCCCATCTCTTCTTAAATTGTAGTGTTTCTCGAGTCCTTTGGGAAAATTTCTTCAGCTGTTTTGGTTTTCATTGGAAGGATCAATCCTCCATTGCTGATTTGATATCCTGGTGGAAACGAAAGCGAAGAATTTTGTCGGTAAAGGATCCTTGGGCGGCTGGTTTGATTATAGTGACCGACActatttggcaagaaaggaatcatCGATGGCATGGTGGTAAGAGTACGGATGCCTCTCTGCTATTCATGAAAATATTGAGAACGCTCAAGGAGTCTAATCTCAACTTAAAAGGGGTCATTCGGACTACTGCTGATCTTCTTTGCTGCAGGAAACTAGGGTTACATGCAGTTCCAGGCGACCCTCCATCCATTCTTGAAGTCATTTGGTGCAAGCCTCCACTCGCCTGGTCAAAGATAAACATTGATGGTAGTTCCATGGGAAACCCTGGTCGTGCAGGAGGAGGGGGTGTCATTCGTGATTCCAATGGGAAAGTTATATTCTCCTTCAAGCATTTCTTTGGCATCAGTACGAACTACTATGCAGAATTCATGACTTTTCTTCATGGTATCCGCCATGcaatgggtcaaaggattacaaacttgtggattgaatctgacTCTGTCGCAGTAGTCACCGCTGTTCAAGGCAAGTCTCTCCCTTG GGTTAAGTTACTCAAGATGGGCTATCCTGATAAGCCTGTCAATATAACCTATGtttctgtttaa
- the LOC122083249 gene encoding uncharacterized protein LOC122083249, with product MAKAVGRPLDIDKRTRNASIGNFARVLVEMDTSVQRLEEIQVERRQPGTGDLFWFKQKIIYEDVLGKCGFCKKLGHTIQNCKEKRIADAARKDKDDACGVVGAVWVEKSSLGAAGMEISGRNGGEPSIGKNSNSKLPTISHNCDPALYGNLDMQEGILAIELPIFEGSSSANLRNNPIADRLDDPCNRDGSVPLHGSNKPNMVNQTTETNSIPEHGILVSPGCAANPVLITGSCQLSVHSDHVINSITSSAMDNGHLTLHYPEVGAIDAAALQKEQCHGMETVSRKKEG from the exons ATGGCAAAAGCCGTGGGGCGCCCCCTGGACATTGATAAAAGAACACGAAATGCATCCATAGGGAACTTTGCTCGTGTCCTCGTGGAGATGGATACTTCAGTGCAGAGGTTGGAAGAAATCCAGGTTGAACGGCGACAACCTGGAACAGGTGATCTTTTttggttcaaacaaaaaatcatatatgaaGACGTTTTGGGAAAGTGTGGTTTTTGTAAAAAACTTGGTCATACCATCCAAAACTGTAAAGAGAAACGCATCGCCGATGCCGCACGCAAAGACAAGGATGATGCTTGTGGTGTTGTTGGGGCCGTTTGGGTGGAGAAGTCGTCTTTGGGGGCGGCTGGTATGGAGATTTCCGGCAGAAATGGTGGTGAGCCCTCAATAGgaaagaattcaaattcaaaattgccAACCATCTCACATAATTGTGATCCAGCTTTGTATGGAAACTTGGATATGCAAGAGGGGATTCTAGCTATTGAGTTACCTATTTTTGAAGGATCTTCCTCAGCCAATTTGAGGAATAATCCAATTGCAGATCGATTGGATGACCCATGCAACAGAGATGGTTCGGTTCCTTTACACGGGTCAAACAAACCCAATATGGTGAACCAAACCACTGAGACTAACTCAATTCCAGAACATGGCATTCTGGTTTCTCCAGGTTGTGCGGCTAATCCAGTTCTGATTACTGGCTCTTGTCAACTCTCTGTCCACAGTGATCATGTGATAAATTCCATTACTTCAAGTGCTATGGATAATGGTCATCTCACCCTCCACTACCCGGAAGTTGGCGCCATTGATGCTGCTGCCCTCCAGAAGGAACAATGCCACGGCATGGAAAcagtttcaagaaaaaaag agggatGA
- the LOC122083219 gene encoding protein NRT1/ PTR FAMILY 5.10-like isoform X1, with protein sequence MAESATASSTSDASKPLLRETEMVEGVFDYKGRPVNRSYTGGWRSAACIIGVEIAERFAYCGISSNLITYLTGPLRQSTVTAAGNVNAWTGAASILPLFGAFVADAFLGRYRTILFASLLYILGLGLLTLLAMLPSFNPPNCQDNNSSSSCPPGLQIIIFFCSLYLVAFAQGGTKPCAQAFGADQFDARDPKECTSRSSFFNWGYCAFNAGSLVSLTILNYIQDNMNWGLGFGIPCVSMVFALVVFLLGTKTYRYNFKDDKGSPIMRITRVFFVAAKNWQATPSASIFEEEAGETHHSHGARQYRFLDKALITASDSPGGPKKNLMACSISEVEEAKAVVRLVPIWATCLVYAIVFVQSSTFFIKQGGTMDRSIGSGFQIPAASLQSFISLSIILFIPIFDRVIIPISRAFTRKPSGITMLQRIGTGMILSVMSMVVAALVEKVRLKISVNSGLADIPEATVPISVWWLVPQFVLFGVSDVFTMVGLQEFFYDQVPNGLQSVGLSLYLSIFGVGSFLSSFFISVIQTATSGSGGDGWFSNNLNRAHLDYFYWLLAGLSAVELIVYLYFARGYVYKRERTICDRRTP encoded by the exons ATGGCGGAATCTGCAACAGCGTCGTCGACAAGCGATGCGAGTAAGCCGCTGCTAAGAGAAACAGAGATGGTGGAAGGCGTCTTCGACTACAAAGGCCGTCCGGTTAACAGATCCTATACCGGCGGATGGAGATCTGCCGCCTGCATTATCG GAGTGGAGATCGCGGAGAGGTTTGCGTATTGTGGGATAAGTTCAAACCTGATAACCTACCTGACGGGGCCATTACGGCAATCGACGGTGACGGCAGCGGGGAATGTGAACGCTTGGACTGGCGCTGCGTCGATACTACCTCTCTTTGGAGCTTTCGTCGCCGACGCTTTTCTCGGTCGATACCGTACAATCCTCTTCGCTTCTCTCCTCTATATTCTT GGGCTAGGCTTGTTAACTCTGTTGGCAATGCTTCCTTCTTTCAATCCACCCAACTGTCAAGATAACAACAGCAGCAGTTCTTGCCCTCCTGGATTGCaaatcatcattttcttctgcTCTCTATATCTGGTGGCTTTTGCACAAGGAGGGACCAAGCCGTGCGCACAAGCTTTTGGAGCAGATCAGTTCGATGCAAGAGATCCAAAGGAATGCACATCCCGAAGTTCTTTTTTCAACTGGGGATATTGCGCATTCAATGCTGGTAGTCTTGTTTCGCTCACAATTTTGAACTACATACAAGACAACATGAATTGGGGTCTTGGCTTCGGAATTCCATGTGTTTCCATGGTGTTCGCTcttgttgtcttccttcttggGACCAAGACTTACCGCTATAATTTCAAGGATGATAAGGGTAGCCCAATAATGAGAATCACCCGTGTGTTTTTTGTAGCAGCAAAGAATTGGCAAGCCACCCCTTCAGCCTCCATTTTTGAAGAGGAAGCAGGAGAAACTCATCATTCTCATGGTGCTCGCCAATACAG GTTTCTTGACAAAGCACTGATTACTGCCTCAGACAGTCCAGGTGGTCCAAAGAAAAACCTGATGGCCTGTAGCATCAGTGAAGTGGAAGAAGCAAAGGCTGTAGTGAGATTGGTTCCCATATGGGCAACATGTTTAGTGTATGCCATTGTCTTTGTACAGTCATCAACTTTTTTCATAAAGCAGGGTGGAACAATGGACAGATCAATAGGGTCAGGCTTCCAAATACCGGCTGCATCACTGCAAAGCTTCATCAGCCtatccattattcttttcatTCCTATCTTTGATCGTGTAATCATTCCAATTTCCAGAGCTTTTACGAGGAAACCATCTGGAATAACAATGCTCCAAAGAATTGGAACTGGAATGATTCTATCCGTGATGTCTATGGTGGTAGCAGCACTAGTTGAGAAGGTGAGGCTTAAAATTTCCGTGAATTCTGGGCTTGCAGATATACCAGAAGCAACGGTTCCAATTAGTGTGTGGTGGCTAGTTCCTCAATTTGTCCTGTTTGGAGTTTCTGATGTCTTCACTATGGTGGGTCTGCAAGAATTTTTCTATGATCAGGTGCCAAATGGGCTGCAAAGTGTAGGTCTTTCCCTCTATCTCAGCATCTTTGGCGTAGGGAGCTTCCTCAGCAGCTTTTTTATCTCTGTTATTCAGACGGCAACCAGTGGGAGTGGCGGAGACGGCTGGTTTTCAAACAATCTCAATCGAGCACATCTTGATTACTTCTATTGGCTTCTTGCTGGGCTTAGTGCTGTAGAATTGATTGTCTACTTATACTTTGCCAGGGGTTATGTCTATAAGAGGGAAAGAACAAT CTGTGATAGAAGAACTCCATAA
- the LOC122083260 gene encoding endoglucanase 11-like, with amino-acid sequence MKGRRQLGIPKHLQQCCLLIFIFKMILTTQAFDYSDALTKSLLYFESQRSGRLPSDQRVTWRYHSGLTDGLKQGVDLIGGYYDAGDNVKFGLPMAFTMTMLSWSVMEYGEQITAADEYKHALQAIKWGTDYLIKTHTSPNVLWAQVGDGDTDHYCWQRSEDMTTPRRGYKIDERNPGSDLAGETAAAMAAASIVFKKSNPHYSRQVSCRFADLYIM; translated from the exons ATGAAGGGGAGAAGGCAACTTGGAATTCCAAAGCATCTACAACAATGTTGCCTTCTAATCTTCATCTTCAAGATGATCCTCACCACTCAAGCTTTTGATTACTCCGATGCCCTTACCAAGAGTCTACTCTATTTCGAATCTCAACGATCAGGTAGATTACCATCTGATCAAAGGGTCACTTGGCGATACCATTCTGGTCTCACAGATGGTCTAAAACAAGGA gtagATCTGATAGGAGGATATTATGATGCCGGCGATAATGTGAAGTTTGGCCTTCCAATGGCTTTCACCATGACGATGCTATCATGGAGTGTCATGGAATACGGAGAACAGATTACGGCGGCCGACGAGTATAAGCATGCATTGCAAGCAATCAAATGGGGGACGGATTATTTGATCAAGACACACACTAGCCCTAATGTCTTATGGGCACAG GTGGGTGATGGGGATACAGATCACTACTGCTGGCAACGTTCGGAGGACATGACGACGCCGAGACGGGGTTACAAGATTGATGAGAGGAACCCTGGCTCTGATCTAGCAGGGGAAACAGCGGCAGCCATGGCTGCGGCATCAATCGTGTTTAAGAAATCAAACCCACATTACTCGAGACAGGTGAGTTGCAGATTTGCAGACTTGTATATAATGTAG